In Gracilimonas sp., a single window of DNA contains:
- the dnaG gene encoding DNA primase translates to MISDEKKEEVRAAADIVEVVSDYVKLKRSGSGFVGLCPYHDEKTPSFNVTPRLEIFKCFGCGESGDVFKFVMDQEGVGFTEAIRQLADRYGVFIPEEDNDEPSETTQLREGILHALKFAGVFYYRNLIENPEAETAVKYLEDRGYNRAVYKKYGLGYAPSGGEELWKAAKNAGIDEQYLVEADLIKPSNRGSGYYDTFRGRLMFPIFNPTGKVIAFAGRVLGNEKTAKYINSSQTKVYNKSEVVYGVNFAKNEIRKHKEVILVEGYTDVITLMEHGIRNVVASSGTSLTPGQMKILHRYGERILMIYDSDSAGQTAMKRGINIALAEGMEVELLELPEGQDPDSFVKQFGKESFEDLKKEEAGDFVDFLLLKAGEEGRLDKPTEKPKVITEILESIANIKDSIQRQVYVQYLHQKMQKFQKVKESDLYEQLERVMNDKRWEEKRSERREEARQRVQENKDDASSGEEQPPHPGQRTSAVASRKKPHFEKELIRLMISYGRNMVEYVCSFTNAKLFEDDELRVFYEDIIDRYKKEKDFSINTYTGEDDPFPRLVGDVLLEQHTASDRHEEKVGLKYEKDKNPYKTAKSSIRAAQINFYKRKLNELADLIGSAKADERLELMERQKDVKSKLTRRETSDPDDLYPDPEKGLSNEVNEKVFQYKMKNEK, encoded by the coding sequence ATGATAAGTGACGAAAAAAAGGAAGAAGTACGCGCCGCTGCAGATATTGTGGAAGTAGTATCGGACTATGTAAAACTGAAGCGTTCGGGCAGCGGGTTTGTAGGGCTGTGTCCTTATCATGATGAGAAAACTCCTTCTTTCAATGTTACCCCCAGGTTGGAAATTTTTAAATGCTTTGGGTGCGGTGAATCAGGAGATGTTTTTAAATTTGTAATGGATCAGGAAGGAGTTGGGTTTACCGAAGCCATTCGGCAACTTGCTGACCGCTATGGTGTATTTATCCCAGAAGAAGATAATGATGAACCCAGTGAAACCACACAACTAAGGGAAGGCATTCTGCATGCGCTGAAGTTTGCAGGTGTTTTTTATTATCGAAATTTGATTGAAAATCCGGAAGCGGAAACAGCCGTTAAATACCTGGAAGACAGGGGATATAATCGTGCTGTGTATAAAAAATATGGGCTTGGTTATGCGCCCTCCGGCGGTGAAGAACTGTGGAAAGCGGCTAAAAATGCCGGGATCGATGAACAGTATTTGGTTGAAGCCGACCTTATCAAACCCAGTAACCGGGGAAGCGGTTATTATGACACTTTCAGGGGGCGGCTGATGTTCCCTATTTTTAATCCCACGGGTAAAGTAATTGCTTTTGCGGGAAGGGTCTTGGGAAATGAAAAAACAGCGAAATACATCAACTCCTCCCAAACCAAGGTTTATAATAAAAGTGAGGTGGTTTATGGAGTGAATTTTGCCAAAAATGAAATCCGGAAGCATAAGGAAGTTATTTTGGTTGAAGGCTATACGGATGTTATTACACTGATGGAGCACGGGATTAGAAATGTGGTAGCCAGCAGCGGAACGTCACTTACTCCTGGGCAGATGAAAATTTTACATCGGTATGGTGAGCGTATTTTAATGATTTATGATTCGGATAGTGCCGGCCAAACAGCCATGAAGCGCGGAATCAATATTGCATTGGCGGAAGGTATGGAAGTTGAGTTGCTGGAGCTGCCGGAAGGTCAGGATCCGGATTCATTTGTGAAGCAGTTTGGAAAGGAATCATTTGAGGACTTGAAAAAAGAAGAAGCCGGTGATTTTGTTGATTTCTTGCTTCTGAAAGCCGGTGAAGAGGGACGCCTGGATAAACCCACTGAAAAGCCTAAAGTAATTACCGAGATTTTGGAGTCTATAGCCAATATTAAAGACTCTATACAGCGTCAGGTGTATGTTCAGTACCTGCATCAAAAAATGCAAAAGTTCCAGAAAGTAAAAGAGAGTGATTTGTACGAGCAGCTGGAGCGCGTAATGAATGACAAACGCTGGGAAGAAAAGCGTTCAGAAAGAAGAGAAGAGGCTCGGCAGCGGGTTCAGGAAAATAAGGATGACGCTTCATCTGGAGAAGAACAACCACCCCATCCCGGACAAAGAACTTCGGCGGTTGCATCCCGAAAAAAACCGCATTTTGAAAAAGAGCTGATTCGTCTGATGATTTCCTATGGAAGGAATATGGTAGAATATGTTTGCTCTTTTACCAACGCCAAGCTTTTTGAAGATGATGAACTTCGGGTGTTTTATGAGGATATAATTGACCGTTATAAAAAGGAAAAAGATTTTTCGATAAATACGTATACTGGCGAAGATGACCCTTTCCCAAGGTTGGTAGGGGACGTGCTGTTAGAACAGCACACGGCAAGTGACCGCCATGAAGAAAAAGTGGGATTAAAATATGAGAAGGATAAAAATCCTTATAAAACCGCAAAGAGCTCTATTCGGGCTGCTCAAATCAATTTTTATAAACGTAAACTGAATGAACTGGCTGATCTTATCGGATCCGCAAAAGCAGATGAACGTCTTGAATTAATGGAACGCCAAAAAGATGTGAAATCCAAACTCACCCGGAGGGAAACATCTGACCCTGATGATTTATACCCCGATCCGGAAAAGGGACTGAGTAACGAAGTCAATGAGAAAGTTTTTCAGTACAAAATGAAGAATGAGAAGTGA
- a CDS encoding DUF4249 family protein, whose product MNKLFVILILTAAFITSCETYPQDEYEEFYVVESYLVANRELPKVRLSTTSEATELYDFEELAINDANVEIQLLEAGPESNVAETFNYANEFPGLYFPQVIHEVLPARTYKIEITFPELPDIITAHTVVPDTFQILSGVQDTVVYQSSEQLEITLSESSYPGRQNIFVFNALSLNPDERLLTPLYSELYKDGDQTEESLLNFANNSSGIINQGNFDVNPDGSFTIKFPWIGIAFYQDNLIVANTMDDNIYDFIRSQEVQLGGSTLSPGEMQNIITHVRGGIGVFGSVASDTVQTYVKRALF is encoded by the coding sequence ATGAATAAATTATTTGTAATACTGATCCTGACTGCTGCTTTTATAACTTCCTGTGAAACTTATCCTCAGGATGAATATGAAGAATTTTATGTAGTGGAATCTTATTTAGTGGCTAATCGTGAACTCCCCAAAGTTCGATTATCCACAACCTCTGAGGCAACTGAATTGTATGATTTTGAAGAGTTAGCCATCAACGATGCTAACGTCGAAATTCAATTACTGGAAGCAGGCCCTGAAAGCAACGTCGCTGAAACTTTTAATTACGCCAACGAATTTCCCGGTCTTTATTTTCCACAAGTCATCCACGAAGTACTCCCGGCCAGAACTTATAAAATTGAAATTACCTTTCCGGAATTACCGGATATAATTACTGCACATACTGTGGTCCCGGATACCTTCCAAATACTATCCGGAGTTCAGGATACTGTGGTTTATCAGTCTTCAGAACAACTTGAAATTACCTTAAGCGAAAGCTCATATCCCGGCCGTCAAAACATATTCGTATTTAATGCTCTGAGCCTGAACCCGGATGAACGGTTACTGACACCCCTTTATTCAGAATTATATAAAGATGGAGACCAAACCGAAGAAAGCCTGCTTAATTTCGCTAATAACAGTTCTGGAATTATTAACCAAGGTAATTTCGATGTAAACCCTGATGGTTCTTTTACTATTAAATTTCCATGGATTGGTATCGCCTTCTATCAGGATAATTTAATAGTGGCAAATACTATGGATGACAATATTTATGACTTTATTCGTTCTCAGGAAGTTCAATTGGGAGGATCCACGCTTTCACCGGGAGAAATGCAAAATATTATAACTCATGTCAGAGGTGGTATCGGGGTGTTCGGTTCCGTAGCTTCTGATACCGTTCAAACTTACGTAAAGCGAGCCCTTTTTTGA
- a CDS encoding DUF4159 domain-containing protein, translated as MISRITLILLVTLVFSDPVSAQASGEFEIARAKYRGGGDWYNDPSALQNLILFAKANVPIPISESYKDVSLGSAELHSYPFIFLTGHGNITLNSAEANNLREYLENGGFLYIDDDYGLDKYIRPVIKQVFPNEEFVEIPFNHPIYDQVFEFGSGLPKIHEHDNKPPQGFGIFHEGRLVVFYSYESNLGDGWTDAEVHNTPESLRQKALQMGLNVLVYALTRN; from the coding sequence ATGATATCCCGAATTACACTTATTTTATTGGTGACTTTAGTTTTTTCCGATCCGGTATCTGCACAGGCATCGGGGGAATTTGAAATTGCACGCGCCAAATACCGCGGGGGCGGCGATTGGTATAATGATCCCTCTGCTTTACAAAACTTAATTCTCTTTGCTAAAGCTAACGTACCTATTCCTATCTCTGAATCATATAAGGATGTATCTTTGGGCAGTGCTGAGCTGCACTCATACCCATTTATATTTCTCACCGGTCACGGGAATATTACGCTGAATTCAGCTGAGGCAAACAATCTGCGGGAATATCTTGAGAATGGAGGATTCCTCTATATTGATGATGACTACGGCTTGGATAAATACATCCGTCCGGTCATAAAGCAAGTCTTCCCAAACGAGGAATTTGTTGAAATCCCTTTTAATCACCCTATCTATGATCAAGTGTTTGAATTTGGAAGCGGTCTCCCAAAAATTCACGAGCACGATAATAAACCACCGCAGGGTTTTGGGATTTTTCATGAAGGCCGGCTGGTTGTTTTTTACAGCTATGAATCAAATCTCGGCGATGGATGGACAGATGCCGAAGTTCATAACACGCCGGAATCCTTACGCCAAAAAGCTCTGCAAATGGGCCTCAATGTTTTAGTATATGCCCTCACCCGTAATTAA
- a CDS encoding TonB-dependent receptor, with protein MHRIQTLLLFFIFLIISSSSLAQEKASISGYITDSETGETLISANIGFREINKGMASNTLGYYSIPNLEPGSYIVFCSYVGYRPYQKEITLKPGQNLRLDVELIPESIELEEIEVRSRAEQEEQRNIGTAQVKTELIKELPSVFEADVFRSIQLLPGVKAASDFSSGLYIRGGSPDQTLILLDRTTVYNPSHFFGFFSTFNPDAIKDVRLYKGGYPAQYGGRLGSVLTIYNKDGNRNKTSGSATVGLLASRASIEGPYSKGSWMFAARRSTLEPLLAGLRQTIDNIPSKFYFYDFNGKINLDASDKDKFSLAFYAGKDRVTFPFGDDAEFNLDYGNQTLSGNWTHIFSEKLFSNFVLTGSRYFNLPKFEIAGTPFTRENNIYDFSFKSDLEYLPGNNHQIKTGIWAGVFTFKLQDSFDNENTFNNRIQNQYSSFYVQDEWRPSDQWIFTPGVRLNYFSAGDYVRVEPRFSMEYRPSEKIRLQAAYGRYNQFLTLISNEAFSGFDVWLTSAKGVSPAYGDQFVVGAKTIPFNNYGLDVELYYRSMHDLFELDPFLPDVAGLLYEDVFRIGEGYAYGIEIFFEKRAGKFTGFLGYTLGYTWRRFPGFNTEITQGDQTARFYPPKYDRRHDVNLVGNYQLSDKWKVTGSFNFATGQSYTEVLGRYVQFDLPWTNDNRNAFTVGKVNASRLPNYHRMDLSFSRTGRFFNFGDSELQLQLINVYSRRNIWFYNYDFNENPVDINEVALLPILPSISYTVNF; from the coding sequence ATGCATCGTATTCAGACACTGTTACTTTTCTTCATATTTTTAATTATATCTTCCTCTTCTTTAGCCCAGGAAAAAGCCTCTATTAGTGGATACATTACTGACTCCGAAACCGGGGAAACCCTCATCAGTGCCAATATTGGATTCCGTGAAATTAATAAAGGAATGGCTTCAAATACGCTGGGCTACTATTCTATCCCAAATCTTGAACCCGGCTCCTATATAGTTTTCTGCAGCTATGTTGGATACCGGCCTTACCAAAAAGAAATCACCCTGAAACCCGGACAAAATTTACGCCTTGACGTAGAATTAATTCCCGAAAGTATTGAGCTTGAAGAAATTGAAGTCCGATCACGGGCCGAACAAGAAGAGCAGAGGAATATCGGAACTGCCCAGGTAAAAACTGAGCTTATCAAAGAATTACCCTCTGTATTTGAAGCCGATGTCTTCCGCTCCATACAGTTATTGCCCGGGGTAAAAGCGGCTTCCGACTTTTCAAGCGGCTTGTATATTCGGGGCGGAAGTCCGGATCAAACCTTGATTTTACTTGATCGAACTACCGTGTATAATCCCAGCCACTTTTTTGGATTCTTCTCTACTTTTAATCCCGATGCCATTAAGGATGTCAGACTTTATAAAGGCGGATATCCTGCTCAATACGGAGGAAGGCTTGGTTCGGTTCTGACCATTTACAATAAAGATGGAAACAGAAACAAAACCTCAGGCTCGGCAACAGTGGGACTTTTAGCATCACGAGCTTCAATTGAAGGGCCTTACAGCAAGGGCTCCTGGATGTTTGCAGCACGGCGTTCCACATTGGAACCCCTTTTGGCAGGGCTGAGACAAACCATAGACAACATCCCAAGTAAATTTTACTTCTATGACTTTAATGGAAAAATAAACCTTGATGCTTCAGACAAAGATAAATTTTCACTCGCTTTCTATGCCGGTAAAGACAGGGTTACTTTTCCCTTCGGAGATGATGCCGAATTTAACCTTGACTATGGTAACCAGACCCTGAGCGGAAACTGGACTCATATTTTTTCGGAAAAACTGTTTTCCAATTTTGTTTTGACCGGTTCCCGGTATTTTAACCTGCCTAAATTTGAAATTGCCGGTACGCCTTTTACCCGCGAGAATAACATTTATGACTTTTCCTTTAAGTCAGATTTGGAATATTTGCCCGGAAATAATCATCAAATTAAAACAGGGATTTGGGCAGGGGTTTTTACCTTTAAGCTTCAGGATTCATTCGATAATGAGAATACTTTTAACAATCGTATTCAAAACCAATACTCCTCCTTTTATGTGCAAGACGAATGGCGCCCTTCCGATCAATGGATTTTTACCCCGGGTGTTCGGCTTAATTACTTTTCCGCCGGCGATTATGTCCGGGTGGAACCAAGATTTTCTATGGAGTACAGGCCATCAGAAAAAATCCGCCTTCAGGCAGCCTATGGCAGATACAATCAGTTTCTTACCCTTATTTCGAATGAAGCTTTTTCAGGCTTTGATGTTTGGCTGACATCCGCAAAAGGAGTGTCACCGGCTTACGGAGATCAATTTGTTGTGGGAGCCAAAACCATCCCCTTTAACAATTATGGACTTGACGTTGAACTCTACTATCGAAGTATGCATGATTTGTTTGAGCTGGACCCCTTCCTTCCTGATGTTGCAGGTCTGCTCTATGAAGATGTATTTCGCATAGGTGAAGGATATGCTTACGGAATAGAGATATTTTTTGAAAAAAGAGCCGGAAAATTTACAGGCTTCCTCGGCTATACCCTTGGTTATACCTGGCGAAGATTCCCGGGATTCAATACAGAGATAACACAGGGAGATCAAACTGCTCGTTTCTATCCTCCAAAATATGATCGGCGGCACGATGTTAATTTAGTTGGAAATTATCAGCTGAGTGATAAATGGAAAGTGACCGGTTCTTTTAATTTTGCCACCGGCCAGTCTTACACAGAGGTATTGGGGCGATACGTTCAGTTCGACCTGCCGTGGACTAACGACAATCGCAACGCATTTACTGTTGGTAAAGTGAACGCATCCCGCCTGCCCAACTACCACCGAATGGACCTTTCTTTTTCAAGGACCGGACGCTTCTTCAACTTTGGAGATTCTGAACTTCAACTGCAACTGATTAATGTATATTCGCGGCGTAATATCTGGTTCTATAACTATGACTTCAATGAGAACCCGGTAGATATTAACGAAGTAGCTCTTTTACCCATATTGCCTTCAATTTCTTACACCGTTAATTTTTGA